One window from the genome of Saccharomyces mikatae IFO 1815 strain IFO1815 genome assembly, chromosome: 4 encodes:
- the GPR1 gene encoding Gpr1p (similar to Saccharomyces cerevisiae GPR1 (YDL035C); ancestral locus Anc_3.156), with the protein MITEGFPLNFSTSKRSSLPEEDADALRQINTTTVNQLLGLPGMTSTFTAPQLLQLRIIAITASAVSLIAGCFGMFFLSKMDKRRKVFRHDLIAFLIICDFLKALILMIYPIIILINNSVYAKPAFFNTLGWFTAFAIEGADMAIMIFAIHFAVLIFKPNWKWRNKRSGNMEGGLYKKRSYIWPITALVPAILASLAFINYNKLNDDSETTVVLDNNNYNFPDAPRQGGYKPWSAWCYLPPKPYWYKIVLSWAPRYFIIIFIFAVYLSIYIFVTSESKKIKAQIGDFNHSIQEEEKEKMLLGLGHWGKAKWYFRFYFKSPFLHFLRNLRNFFTISLVDPNEETDDSSSSGTFDLSQSSNEVPTLFKKRKKGNDENVSIGGGVCLLDYNSSKPLNISKNNNSEDIDLEKNNLFDCENDLSLNPSKFMTKQREQNININIVNERHETRESSVLGHQNFSRQKSLGSSFATYDDGGDSDNTNRNMDKNINENNKNNENGNDNDNDNDNDNDNNNNNNNSTNNNYNNNNIGHNNDFRSTDNIPPVFNGAFTQCQESSQDSVKNNKNEGDNLKFTDVQQHFQAQTYKQMKKRRAQIQKNLRTIFIYPLSYIAIWLFPIIADVLQYNYEIKHGPAMWVSYIDTCVRPLSCLVDVVVYLFKEKPWNYSWAKTESKFLIEKFLLKGELGEKEILKFCHSDWGKRGWYYRGKWKKRKCWRNSTSTLKRMMWFIDRFFKQLLELKLNFDFYDNCDDFEYWENYYSAKDSNYNKRTESYDTKTISSGRSLPSNSQEQQTILDNIKAEEVEVPLFWRFIHHIPMFDGIDLDELNRSLKIRYNHDHFSLPGLKFALNKRESQDQNQNVSSNSMVKSSLLSNNIMTQDDENSTKKNKNIRHQGTTISEDYPLKISLPGTNPSLVNVSQCDSDNSHMDLIAFLKNGPL; encoded by the coding sequence ATGATTACAGAGGGATTTCCCCTGAATTTCAGCACGTCAAAAAGGTCATCCTTGCCAGAAGAAGATGCAGATGCTCTCCGACAGATCAATACTACTACAGTTAACCAACTGCTGGGATTACCGGGCATGACTTCCACATTTACAGCCCCGCAACTGTTGCAGTTAAGGATAATAGCCATAACCGCATCCGCCGTGTCTCTGATTGCCGGATGTTTTGggatgttttttctttctaagATGGATAAGAGAAGGAAAGTTTTTAGGCATGACCTGATTGCGTTTCTGATAATTTGCGATTTTCTTAAAGCTTTAATTCTGATGATTTATCCCATTATCATTCTGATTAATAATAGCGTGTATGCCAAACCTgcatttttcaatacaTTGGGATGGTTTACAGCCTTTGCTATTGAAGGGGCAGATATGGCTATTATGATATTCGCCATCCACTTTGCCGTTTTGATCTTCAAGCCTAACTGGAAATGGCGTAATAAAAGATCAGGAAACATGGAAGGTGGGCtatacaagaaaagatcatatATCTGGCCGATCACTGCTTTAGTGCCTGCCATTTTGGCAAGCTTAGCCTTTATTAATTATAATAAGCTTAACGATGACTCTGAAACTACCGTTGTGTTGGATAATAATAACTATAATTTTCCCGACGCTCCTAGACAAGGTGGTTACAAACCTTGGAGTGCATGGTGCTACTTGCCGCCGAAGCCTTACTGGTATAAAATTGTACTAAGTTGGGCTCCAAGatatttcattatcatattCATATTCGCAGTCTACCTCAGCATTTATATTTTCGTTACTAgtgaaagtaaaaaaattaaagcGCAAATTGGAGACTTCAATCATAGTATAcaagaggaagagaaagaaaagatgcTGCTTGGGTTAGGCCATTGGGGGAAAGCGAAATGGTATTTCAGATTCTACTTTAAATCACCGTTTCTGCATTTTTTGAGGAATCTTAGGAATTTTTTCACCATTTCTCTGGTAGATCctaatgaagaaactgaCGATTCAAGTAGTAGTGGTACCTTCGATCTTAGCCAAAGTTCCAATGAGGTACCTACACTAtttaaaaagagaaagaaaggaaatGATGAGAATGTCTCCATAGGTGGTGGAGTTTGCTTACTCGACTATAACAGTTCCAAACCACTCAATATAtccaaaaataataattctgaagatattgatttagaaaaaaataatctaTTTGATTGTGAAAATGACCTTTCATTAAATCCATCAAAATTTATGACCAAACAACGGGAGCAGAATATTAATATCAACATTGTAAATGAAAGACATGAGACTAGGGAAAGTTCGGTGCTGGGACATCAGAATTTTTCGCGTCAAAAATCTCTGGGATCTTCCTTTGCTACATATGATGATGGTGGCGACAGCGACAACACCAATAGAAATATGgataaaaatatcaatgaaaacaataaaaataatgaaaacggcaatgataatgataatgataatgataatgataatgataacaacaacaacaacaacaacagtacTAATAAcaattataataataacaatattgGTCATAATAATGATTTCAGATCAACTGATAATATTCCCCCAGTTTTTAATGGAGCCTTTACTCAGTGTCAAGAATCTTCGCAGGATAGtgttaaaaataataaaaatgaaggtGATAATTTAAAGTTTACAGATGTCCAACAACACTTTCAGGCTCAAACATACAAGCAAATGAAGAAACGTAGGGCacaaatccaaaaaaatttgagaacaatattcatttatccACTATCATATATTGCAATTTGGCTCTTTCCCATTATTGCAGATGTGTTACAATACAACTACGAAATAAAACATGGTCCCGCTATGTGGGTGTCATACATCGATACTTGTGTTAGACCACTAAGTTGCCTCGTTGATGTCGTTGTTTATCTTTTCAAGGAAAAACCCTGGAACTATTCGTGGGCCAAAACAgaatcaaaatttcttattgaaaaatttcttttaaaaggTGAGCTTGgtgagaaagaaattctgAAATTTTGTCATAGTGATTGGGGTAAACGGGGTTGGTATTATCGTGGtaaatggaagaaaagaaagtgcTGGAGAAATTCTACAAGCACTTTGAAGCGTATGATGTGGTTTATCGATCGTTTCTTTAAACAATTGTTAGAGCTAAAACtaaattttgatttttatgACAATTGTGACGATTTTGAATATTGGGAGAACTATTATTCTGCTAAAGACTCAAACTATAATAAACGTACAGAATCATATGATACCAAAACTATAAGCAGTGGTCGTTCACTTCCGTCAAATTCACAGGAGCAGCAAACAATACTTGATAACATCAAGGCTGAAGAGGTTGAAGTGCCATTGTTTTGGAGATTCATTCACCATATCCCGATGTTCGATGGCATAGATCTTGATGAACTAAACAGATCGTTGAAAATACGGTACAATCATGACCATTTTTCTCTACCCGGTTTAAAGTTTGCATtgaataaaagagaaagtcAAGACCAAAATCAAAACGTTTCAAGTAACAGTATGGTTAAATCGAGCttactttcaaataatattatgaCGCAAGATGACGAAAATAGCacgaaaaagaataagaatATACGCCATCAAGGGACTACCATATCTGAAGACTATCCGCTTAAGATCTCATTACCCGGTACTAATCCTAGTCTAGTTAACGTCTCACAGTGTGACAGTGATAATAGTCACATGGACCTGATAGCCTTCTTAAAAAATGGACCCTTATAA
- the SLM3 gene encoding tRNA-5-taurinomethyluridine 2-sulfurtransferase (similar to Saccharomyces cerevisiae SLM3 (YDL033C); ancestral locus Anc_3.158), with protein MLSRYLSLVGRRSAAQYRPQRLPAKFDNVIVAMSSGVDSSVAAALFAEEFPNTRGVYMQNWSESQSLDDPGKEPCYEKDWKDVNRVAKHLSIPVEKVNFEQDYWIDVFEPMLRGYNEGSTPNPDIGCNKFVKFGKLREWLNEKHGTDNYWLVTGHYARVMQEIKGKELFRLLRGIYRPKDQSYYLSQINSTALSSLLLPIGHLTKPEVRDLAKYADLPTAGKPDSQGICFVNNSQHGKFKNFLKHYLPSSPGNIITFDPQSGAKTQWGKHDGMWSYTIGQKIGISMPQGDPNYQGPWFVSEKLKDTNEIVIVRGRDNAALYKDTIRIENFASLSPKEDTINALRDISALTLQFRSLQVPVQINSCTLNSSAENLDITINVASKQRAMAPGQSCCLYVGDRVIGSGPISHVNNND; from the coding sequence ATGCTGTCACGATATCTAAGTCTAGTAGGACGAAGAAGCGCTGCACAATACAGACCGCAGCGGCTACCAGCAAAGTTTGACAACGTAATAGTGGCGATGTCATCTGGGGTAGATTCCTCAGTTGCGGCAGCACTATTTGCCGAAGAGTTTCCAAATACCCGAGGTGTGTATATGCAAAACTGGTCTGAATCACAATCTTTGGATGATCCAGGCAAAGAACCGTGTTACGAGAAGGATTGGAAGGATGTGAACCGTGTCGCTAAACATTTGAGCATCCcagttgaaaaagttaaTTTCGAGCAAGATTATTGGATTGATGTATTTGAGCCGATGTTGAGAGGCTACAATGAGGGGTCAACCCCTAACCCAGATATTGGTTGCAACAAATTCGTCAAGTTTGGAAAGCTGAGAGAGTGGCTGAATGAAAAGCATGGGACGGATAACTATTGGCTTGTTACGGGCCACTATGCCCGAGTAATGCAGgaaataaaaggaaaagagtTATTCCGACTACTAAGAGGTATTTACAGGCCTAAGGACCAAAGTTATTACCTTTCCCAGATCAATTCAACAGCTCTATCGTCGTTGCTGCTACCCATAGGCCATTTAACAAAGCCTGAAGTCCGAGATTTAGCTAAGTATGCGGACCTTCCGACTGCCGGAAAGCCAGACTCACAGGGGATCTGCTTTGTTAACAATTCGCAGCATGGAAAATttaagaattttttgaagcattATCTACCTAGTTCACCAGGTAATATCATTACTTTTGACCCACAATCCGGTGCCAAAACACAGTGGGGCAAACACGATGGGATGTGGTCTTATACTATCGGGCAGAAAATTGGCATATCCATGCCACAAGGTGACCCAAATTACCAAGGACCCTGGTTTGTCAGCGAGAAACTGAAGGACACTAACGAAATCGTAATAGTCCGAGGGAGGGATAATGCCGCTTTATACAAGGATACCATTCGAATCGAAAACTTCGCCTCATTGAGCCCCAAGGAGGATACTATCAATGCTCTTCGGGATATTAGTGCCTTGACTTTGCAGTTTCGGTCGCTTCAGGTCCCAGTCCAGATTAATTCGTGCACGCTGAATAGTTCTGCTGAAAACCTCGACATAACGATAAATGTAGCCTCAAAACAACGTGCCATGGCTCCTGGACAATCTTGTTGTCTCTATGTTGGCGATAGAGTAATTGGGAGTGGGCCCATTTCGCatgtaaataataatgattgA
- the DBP10 gene encoding ATP-dependent RNA helicase DBP10 (similar to Saccharomyces cerevisiae DBP10 (YDL031W); ancestral locus Anc_3.159), which produces MAGMQKRRRNLEDQDVIGSEEDDIAFDIANDIALNDSESDSNDSENEIEAGYGPSDVQDIIEYSSDDEEEGKKSNKKKKTNDKKPGKNKHNKKEVAAFPILELSDDENNISGQTQAGEEEDDVNEYFSTNNLEKQKHKKGSFPSFGLSKIVLNNIKRKGFRQPTPIQRKTIPLILQSRDIVGMARTGSGKTAAFILPMVEKLKSHSGKIGARAVILSPSRELAMQTFNVFKDFARGTELRSVLLTGGDSLEEQFSMMMSNPDVIIATPGRFLHLKVEMNLDLKSVEYVVFDEADRLFEMGFQEQLNELLASLPTTRQTLLFSATLPNSLVDFVKAGLVNPVLVRLDAETKVSENLEMLFLSSKNADREANLLYILQEVIRIPLATSEQLLKLQKSTNEADSDSDDENDRQKKKINFKKEKFRKQKMPAANELPSEKATILFVPTRHHVEYISQLLRDCGYLISYIYGTLDQHARKNQLYNFRAGLTSILVVTDVAARGVDIPMLANVINYTLPGSSKIFVHRVGRTARAGNKGWAYSIVAENELPYLLDLELFLGKKILLTPMYDSLVDVMKKRWVEEGNSAYNFQLPKLSYTKRLVLGSCPRLDVEGLGDLYKNLMTSNFDLQLAKKTAMKAEKLYYRTRTSASPESLKRSKEIIASGWDAQNAYFGKNEEKEKLDFLAKLQNRRNKETVFEFTRNPDDEMAVFMKRRRKQLAPIQRKATERRELLEKERMAGLSHSIEDEILKGDDGETGYTVSEDALKNFEDADQLLEAQENESKKKKKPKTFKDPTFFLSHYAPAGEIQDKQLQITNGFANDAAQAAYDLNSDDKVQVHKQTATVKWDKKRKKYVNTQGIDNKKYIIGESGQKIAASFRSGRFDDWSKARNLKPLKVGSRESSIPSNLLQDPSQGTGSNGRTVRGKFKHKQMKAPKMPDKHRDNYYSQKKKVDKALQSGISVKGYNNAPGLRNELKSTEQIRKDRNMAEKKRAKNARPSKKRKF; this is translated from the coding sequence ATGGCAGGTAtgcagaaaagaaggagGAATCTTGAAGATCAAGACGTTATTGGAAGTGAAGAAGACGACATCGCCTTTGATATCGCCAATGATATTGCTTTAAATGATAGTGAAAGTGATTCTAATGATTCTGAAAATGAGATAGAAGCAGGATACGGCCCCAGTGATGTACAAGATATTATTGAATACAGCtcagatgatgaagaagaaggtaaAAAGAgcaataaaaagaagaaaacgaatGACAAGAAACCTGGGAAAAACAAGCacaataaaaaggaagTAGCAGCATTTCCGATATTGGAACTCTCAGACgatgaaaacaatatatCTGGTCAAACTCAAGCaggtgaagaagaggatgatGTCAATGAGTATTTTTCCACTAATAACttagaaaaacaaaagcatAAAAAAGGTAGTTTCCCTAGTTTTGGTTTATCTAAGATTGTATTGAACAATATCAAGCGGAAGGGGTTTCGCCAGCCCACACCTATCCAAAGAAAGACTATCCCGTTGATTTTACAAAGTAGAGATATTGTCGGTATGGCACGTACCGGTTCTGGTAAGACGGCAGCATTCATCTTACCGATGGtggaaaagttgaaaagtCATTCAGGTAAGATTGGTGCTCGTGCAGTTATTCTTTCACCTTCCAGAGAATTGGCCATGCAGACTTTCAATGTCTTCAAGGACTTTGCCAGAGGTACGGAATTAAGAAGTGTCCTCTTAACCGGTGGTGATTCCTTGGAAGAGCAATTTAGTATGATGATGAGCAACCCAGACGTTATTATTGCAACACCTGGTAGATTTTTGCATTTGAAGGTCGAAATGAACcttgatttgaaaagtgtCGAATATGTTGTTTTCGATGAAGCAGATAGGTTGTTCGAAATGGGTTTCCAAGAACAATTGAATGAATTACTTGCATCTCTACCTACAACAAGACAGACTCTGTTATTTTCTGCTACTCTGCCTAACTCATTGGTAGATTTTGTCAAGGCTGGTTTGGTTAATCCAGTTTTGGTTCGTTTGGATGCAGAAACTAAAGTTTCAGAAAATTTAGAGATGCTTTTCCTATCCAGCAAAAATGCAGACAGAGAAGCAAATCTATTGTACATTTTACAAGAAGTTATAAGGATTCCATTGGCAACTAGTGAACAACTTCTAAAGCTTCAAAAGAGTACCAATGAAGCAGACAGCGACTCAGATGACGAAAATGATcgtcaaaagaagaagataaatttcaagaaggaaaagttccgcaaacaaaaaatgccGGCGGCCAATGAACTGCCTTCTGAAAAGGCAACTATTTTATTCGTTCCAACAAGACATCATGTGGAATACATCTCTCAACTCTTGAGAGACTGTGGATACTTGATTTCGTATATTTACGGTACTTTGGATCAACATGCTCGTAAAAATCAACTATATAACTTCAGAGCAGGTTTGACTTCCATTTTAGTTGTTACAGATGTTGCTGCGAGAGGTGTTGATATTCCAATGTTAGCGAATGTTATTAATTACACGCTGCCGGGTTCatccaaaatttttgttcatcGTGTTGGTAGAACTGCAAGAGCTGGTAACAAAGGTTGGGCATATTCGATTGTGGCTGAAAATGAACTGCCTTATCTTCTGGATTTGGAGCTCTTTTTgggtaaaaaaattcttctgACACCGATGTACGATAGTCTCGTTGAtgtaatgaagaaaagatggGTAGAAGAGGGCAACTCGGCAtataattttcaattacCAAAACTCTCATACACGAAACGACTCGTTCTAGGCTCATGTCCAAGACTGGATGTTGAAGGTTTAGGTGACCTTTATAAAAACCTGATGACTTCTAATTTTGACCTACAGTTGGCCAAGAAGACAGCCATGAAAGCAGAAAAGCTATATTACAGAACACGTACTTCTGCCTCCCCTGAATCTTTAAAAAGAAGTAAGGAAATTATTGCTTCTGGTTGGGATGCTCAAAATGCATATTTCGGTAAAAACgaagagaaggaaaagttGGACTTTCTGGCTAAATTGCAAAACAGAAGGAACAAAGAGACGGTGTTTGAATTTACGAGAAACCCAGACGACGAAATGGCAGTGTtcatgaaaagaagaagaaaacaactaGCGCCAATTCAACGAAAGGCAACCGAAAGAAGGGAACTattagaaaaggaaagaatgGCGGGTCTTTCACATTCTATCGAAGAcgaaattttgaaaggtgATGATGGAGAGACAGGTTATACAGTTTCCGAAGatgctttgaaaaattttgaagatgcAGACCAGTTATTGGAAGCACAAGAGAACGaaagcaagaagaaaaagaaaccgAAAACTTTCAAGGAtccaactttttttttgagtcATTACGCACCAGCTGGGGAAATACAAGACAAACAGTTGCAAATAACTAACGGTTTCGCTAATGATGCTGCTCAAGCCGCTTACGATTTGAACAGTGATGATAAAGTACAGGTTCATAAGCAAACGGCTACTGTGAAGTGggacaaaaaaagaaagaaatatgtAAACACTCAAGGTATTGATAATaagaaatatatcattGGCGAAAGTGGTCAAAAAATTGCGGCAAGTTTCAGGTCCGGCAGATTTGATGATTGGTCGAAGGCCAGAAATCTGAAGCCATTGAAGGTCGGTTCCAGGGAGTCAAGCATACCATCTAACTTGCTCCAAGATCCTTCGCAAGGTACCGGTTCAAATGGTAGAACAGTTCGTGGGAAGTTCAAGCATAAACAAATGAAAGCACCTAAAATGCCAGATAAACATAGAGATAATTACTACtcacaaaagaagaaggtggATAAGGCCCTACAAAGCGGTATTAGCGTCAAGGGGTATAATAACGCTCCAGGTCTACGAAATGAATTGAAATCTACTGAACAAATCAGAAAGGATAGGAATATGGCAGAGAAAAAACGTGCAAAGAATGCCCGTCCCTCGAAAAAGCGTAAATTTTAG
- the PRP9 gene encoding SF3a splicing factor complex subunit PRP9 (similar to Saccharomyces cerevisiae PRP9 (YDL030W); ancestral locus Anc_3.160), producing the protein MSFLETRRSLLEDMEIIENAIVERIRRNPELYYHYIQESSKVFPDVKLPKSSLIAENKLFKIKKVKRNRKQVILQQHEISLFLRDYLEKQKSFNNINSQNYSQEDDKDLCSFDEELRQLEDELKSEEENFQLDINSKRNKYALFSSSIDSSKRTNILSERARDLDLNKIFTRDEQYGEYMELEQFHSLWLNVFKRSDCSLLQFFDVVELFVDDKKYLLTPPMDRKNDRYMAFLIKLCKYLETFFFKSYALFDKEVIESSIRFDFEQSYCKGSLRSEAKGIHCPFCYKWFKTSPVFENHLTGKIHKKNEFKRKDTVYSEYKLHRYLKYLKDEFSHTKSFVERKLVFTANERIAEMDALTQKYEAPAYDPTDKDGDQQKGSDQRDDQLQEKHFFGKSFDMPLGPDGLPMPHWLYKLHGLDREYHCEICANKVYNGRRTFERHFNEGPHLYHLRCLGIEPSLAFKGITKITEAQKLWENMQKQPQSATSIASSLTKLKHSRSKLPTELELEEEDEEGNVMSKKVFDELKKQGLV; encoded by the coding sequence ATGAGTTTTTTGGAAACAAGGAGATCCTTGTTGGAAGACATggaaattattgaaaatgctATAGTAGAAAGAATTCGACGGAATCCAGAGTTGTATTACCACTATATACAGGAATCGAGCAAAGTATTTCCTGATGTTAAACTTCCCAAGTCATCGTTGATTGCCGAGAACAAACTGtttaaaattaaaaaagttAAGAGGAATAGAAAACAGGTGATTTTGCAGCAGCATGAGATAagtctttttcttcgagACTATCTAGAGAAACAAAAGTCttttaataatataaatAGTCAAAACTATTCACAGGAGGACGACAAAGATCTTTGTAgctttgatgaagaattacGGCAGCTCGAGGATGAGCTGAAAAGTGAAGAGGAGAATTTTCAACTGGAtataaattcaaaaagaaacaaatatGCTTTATTCTCATCTTCTATTGATTCATCAAAACGTACCAATATACTGTCTGAGAGGGCAAGAGATCTAGatttgaataaaatatttaCTAGAGACGAGCAATATGGTGAATATATGGAGCTAGAACAATTCCATTCTTTATGGTTGAACGTATTTAAGAGAAGCGATTGTTCTTTACTCCAATTTTTCGATGTCGTAGAGTTATTTGTTGacgataaaaaatatttgctAACCCCACCGATGGATCGTAAGAATGATAGGTACATGGCCTTTTTGATCAAGTTATGCAAGTATTTAGaaacctttttcttcaaaagttatGCCTTGTTTGACAAAGAAGTCATCGAAAGTTCAATCAGGTTTGACTTTGAACAGTCATATTGTAAGGGATCACTTAGGTCCGAGGCAAAGGGTATTCATTGCCCCTTTTGTTACAAATGGTTCAAGACATCTCCTGTTTTCGAAAACCATTTAACGGGGAAAATCCACAAGAAGAACGAATTTAAAAGGAAGGATACAGTATACTCTGAATATAAGCTGCATCGATACCTGAAATACCTTAAAGATGAGTTTTCTCACACAAAAAGTTTTGTTGAGAGAAAACTGGTGTTTACAGCAAATGAAAGAATAGCGGAAATGGATGCTTTAACGCAGAAGTATGAAGCCCCTGCGTATGATCCAACTGATAAGGACGGCGATCAACAGAAAGGTAGCGATCAGAGAGACGATCAACTGCAAGAAAAGCACTTCTTTGGGAAATCATTCGACATGCCACTGGGTCCCGACGGATTGCCTATGCCACACTGGCTATATAAACTGCATGGGCTTGACAGGGAATACCACTGTGAGATTTGTGCGAATAAAGTTTATAATGGACGCCGCACTTTTGAAAGACACTTTAATGAAGGACCACATCTTTATCATTTGCGATGCCTGGGCATCGAACCCTCTTTAGCATTTAAGGGGATAACTAAAATTACAGAGGCACAGAAGCTTTGGGAGAATATGCAAAAGCAGCCACAATCTGCAACCTCTATTGCATCTTCACTCACAAAGCTAAAACATTCTCGATCGAAACTTCCCACCGAATTGgaactagaagaagaagacgaagaaggGAACGTGATGAGTAAGAAGGTCTTTGATGAACTCAAGAAGCAAGGTCTGGTGTGA
- the ARP2 gene encoding actin-related protein 2 (similar to Saccharomyces cerevisiae ARP2 (YDL029W); ancestral locus Anc_3.161) codes for MDPHNPIVLDQGTGFVKIGRAGENFPDYTFPSIVGRPILRAEERASVTTPLKDIMIGDEASDVRSYLQISYPMENGIIKNWTDMELLWDYAFFEQMKLPSTSNGKILLTEPPMNPLKNREKMCEVMFEKYDFGGVYVAIQAVLALYAQGLSSGVVVDSGDGVTHIVPVYESVVLSHLTRRLDVAGRDVTRHLIDLLSRRGYAFNRTADFETVRQIKEKLCYVSYDLDLDTKLARETTALVESYELPDGRTIKVGQERFEAPECLFQPGLVDVEQPGVGELLFNTVQSADVDIRSSLYKAIVLSGGSSMYPGLPSRLEKELKQLWFSRVLHNDPSRLDKFKVRIEDPPRRKHMVFIGGAVLASIMADKDHMWLSKQEWLESGPASMAKFGPR; via the exons ATGGATCCACATAACCCAATTG TTCTTGATCAGGGTACTGGTTTCGTCAAAATTGGTCGTGCTGGTGAGAACTTCCCAGATTACACGTTTCCTTCTATTGTTGGTAGACCCATTTTAAGAGCGGAAGAACGTGCTAGCGTTACTACACCATTAAAAGACATTATGATTGGTGATGAGGCAAGTGACGTTCGTTCCTACTTACAGATATCTTATCCCATGGAAAATGGTATCATCAAAAACTGGACAGATATGGAACTACTTTGGGACTACGCCTTTTTCGAACAAATGAAATTACCATCCACCTCCAACGGTAAGATTCTATTAACGGAACCTCCAATGAACCCGTTGaaaaatagagaaaaaatgtgCGAGGTaatgtttgaaaaatacgATTTTGGCGGCGTTTACGTTGCCATCCAGGCTGTGTTAGCATTGTACGCACAAGGTTTGTCTTCAGGGGTCGTCGTTGATTCGGGTGATGGTGTTACACATATAGTTCCAGTTTACGAATCTGTCGTTTTGAGTCATTTGACAAGAAGATTGGATGTTGCTGGTAGAGACGTGACTAGGCATTTAATTGACTTGCTTTCTCGTCGTGGCTACGCATTTAATAGAACCGCAGACTTTGAAACAGTCCGTcaaataaaggaaaaactaTGTTATGTTTCGTATGACTTAGACTTGGATACAAAACTGGCTAGAGAAACAACTGCTCTTGTGGAATCGTACGAGTTACCGGATGGGAGGACAATTAAAGTGGGGCAAGAAAGGTTTGAGGCTCCAGAGTGTTTGTTCCAACCTGGTTTGGTCGATGTCGAGCAACCTGGTGTGGGAGAACTACTATTCAATACCGTGCAATCAGCCGATGTTGATATTAGAAGTTCATTGTATAAAGCTATCGTTCTTTCAGGTGGTTCAAGTATGTATCCAGGTCTTCCTTCAAgattagaaaaagaactgaAACAATTATGGTTTAGTAGAGTCTTACACAATGACCCTTCGAGGCTTGATAAATTTAAGGTTAGAATCGAAGATCCCCCAAGGAGAAAACATATGGTTTTTATCGGTGGTGCTGTCTTGGCTAGCATCATGGCCGATAAAGATCACATGTGGTTGTCGAAGCAAGAGTGGCTAGAAAGTGGACCAGCTTCAATGGCTAAATTTGGTCCAAGATAG